One region of Syntrophobacter fumaroxidans MPOB genomic DNA includes:
- the rlmD gene encoding 23S rRNA (uracil(1939)-C(5))-methyltransferase RlmD, with translation MDDLKKGREYELLVEKLVFGGKALARVEGLVVFMDHAVPGQRVRALITRKKRQYCEARVVEVLSQSEAHTEPVCPHFGVCGGCQWQDIAYEEQLKWKRVQVADSLEHLAGAQGVKIEAAVPSDRLIHYRNKMEFTFSDRRWLTPEEIDAAGMRDAYTFTLGLHVRSWFDKVFNVEDCLLESAEAVEIVKETRDWCRGSGVPAYGIKSQRGFWRFLVIREGKRTGQTLLHLVTSDQPEHEAAVNTLTRHLVSRFPHITTVVHSVSRKKAQVAFGDQSRVVAGPGVIEERLGGLRFRISAESFFQTNPFSAEKLYDEVSRLAAFQGTETVWDLYCGTGSIALSVAPRVARVVGFEVVDQAIEDACVNARLNGIENARFISGDLKERINHARGPGSGEHHPDIVITDPPRAGMHPQVVGALLEMGPGRIIYVSCNPATLARDLAFFTERYEIGTVRPFDLFPHTPHIECVVRMDRKR, from the coding sequence ATGGACGACTTGAAGAAAGGCCGGGAGTACGAGCTCCTGGTGGAAAAGCTGGTTTTTGGCGGGAAAGCCCTTGCGCGCGTGGAGGGATTGGTGGTCTTCATGGACCATGCGGTTCCCGGTCAGCGGGTCAGGGCCTTGATCACCAGGAAGAAACGCCAGTATTGCGAAGCCAGGGTCGTGGAGGTGCTCTCGCAATCCGAGGCGCATACCGAACCGGTGTGTCCCCATTTCGGCGTGTGCGGCGGCTGCCAATGGCAGGATATCGCTTACGAAGAACAACTGAAATGGAAACGAGTCCAAGTCGCCGATTCCCTGGAACACCTGGCGGGGGCGCAGGGCGTGAAAATCGAAGCCGCCGTTCCGTCGGACCGGCTGATCCACTACCGGAACAAGATGGAATTCACATTCTCCGACCGGCGCTGGCTCACGCCCGAGGAAATCGATGCGGCGGGGATGCGGGATGCCTATACGTTCACCCTGGGGCTCCACGTCCGGAGCTGGTTCGACAAGGTGTTCAACGTCGAGGACTGCTTACTGGAGTCGGCCGAGGCGGTCGAGATTGTGAAAGAGACCAGGGACTGGTGCCGGGGGAGCGGCGTTCCCGCGTACGGCATAAAGAGCCAGCGCGGCTTCTGGCGGTTTCTCGTGATCAGGGAAGGAAAGCGGACGGGGCAGACTCTTCTGCACCTGGTCACTTCCGATCAACCCGAACACGAAGCAGCCGTGAACACCCTCACGCGGCACCTTGTTTCGCGATTTCCGCACATCACGACCGTCGTGCACTCGGTCAGTCGGAAGAAGGCCCAGGTGGCGTTCGGCGACCAGAGTCGGGTGGTTGCCGGGCCGGGGGTCATCGAGGAGCGGTTGGGGGGGCTCAGGTTTCGGATTTCCGCCGAGTCGTTTTTCCAGACCAATCCGTTCTCCGCGGAAAAGCTCTATGACGAGGTGTCCCGCCTTGCCGCCTTCCAGGGCACGGAAACGGTCTGGGACCTGTATTGCGGAACGGGCAGCATCGCCCTTTCGGTCGCGCCGCGGGTGGCCCGGGTGGTGGGCTTTGAAGTCGTGGACCAGGCGATCGAGGACGCCTGCGTCAACGCGCGGTTGAACGGGATCGAAAACGCCCGGTTCATCTCCGGAGACTTGAAGGAACGGATCAACCATGCGCGAGGGCCGGGAAGCGGTGAGCATCACCCGGACATCGTCATCACGGATCCGCCACGCGCCGGGATGCATCCGCAGGTGGTCGGGGCGCTGCTGGAAATGGGACCCGGGCGAATCATCTACGTGTCCTGCAATCCGGCGACTCTGGCGAGGGACCTGGCTTTTTTCACGGAACGATACGAAATCGGGACCGTACGTCCGTTCGATCTGTTTCCGCACACTCCGCACATCGAGTGCGTGGTGCGGATGGACAGGAAAAGATGA
- a CDS encoding PBP1A family penicillin-binding protein, with protein sequence MMSFTDKAVRKRSIWWRLVVLLGLVCVLFATSYYFYLYNEVRQRFESRRWSIPARVFSATVPIYPGHSLALSQLRQMLEERRYRESLREPLRAGEFKLHRGSLIVFLRDFKFPGHWLRAQRVMFEFQQNRLVRIRSQEGDLAYLELEPIEIARLFGRNRESRLLVNIRQVPKHLSDAVIAIEDHRFYEHGGVDWVGILRAVWTDVLARRLVQGGSTITQQLVKNYFLEPERSLKRKMLEVSMASIIESMYEKDEILEMYLNEIYLGQRGGVAIHGIGEASRFFFGRNVEDLTLAESATLAGMIRSPNNCSPLTHPDAALERRNTVLKRMLDLEKITAQEYEQARAERVRVPGTFLPVNTAPYFVDYVRRQLQELYEPGVLESEGLNIYTRLHPEMALAAHKAVVEGLQELEKERAEGARGEGDASPPLQAALIAIQPKTGAVLALVGGRDYAESSFNRALEAHRQPGSTIKPFIYLGSLDRYTAASWIPDEPTPYVVDGDSWTPRNFDDHYRGRVTFRLGLEESINAATVNLASTVGLDGLIKTIRSLGIQSPLQPVPSLALGAFEVTPIELAGGYAALDNDGQRPFLLSLKEVVAENGEVQERRDMDFVTVTTPAKAFLITNLLEGAMERGSGKSVRRMGIDFRCAGKTGTTSDYRDSWFVGYTTDLLAVVWVGYDDNRPTGLTGARGAGRIWARFMNEVRPWMNPQAFRVPPGVVQRVICGQSGKLANPRCPDKRMEYFLAENELKEYCNIHRRE encoded by the coding sequence ATGATGAGTTTCACTGACAAAGCGGTTCGCAAGCGCTCTATCTGGTGGAGACTGGTCGTTCTGCTCGGGCTGGTCTGCGTTTTGTTCGCGACCAGTTACTATTTCTATCTTTACAATGAAGTCAGGCAGCGGTTCGAATCCCGCAGGTGGAGCATCCCCGCGCGCGTCTTTTCGGCCACCGTTCCGATCTACCCCGGCCACTCGCTGGCCTTGAGTCAACTCAGGCAGATGCTCGAGGAGCGACGGTACCGGGAGTCCCTGAGGGAACCTTTGCGCGCCGGGGAATTCAAGCTGCACAGGGGCAGCCTGATCGTTTTCCTCAGAGACTTCAAATTCCCCGGCCACTGGCTGCGAGCGCAAAGGGTCATGTTCGAGTTCCAGCAGAACCGGCTGGTGAGAATCCGCAGCCAGGAAGGCGATCTGGCCTATCTCGAGCTCGAGCCCATTGAAATCGCTCGCCTTTTCGGACGAAACCGCGAGAGCCGTTTGTTGGTAAACATCCGGCAGGTCCCGAAGCATCTGAGCGACGCGGTGATTGCCATCGAAGACCACCGCTTTTACGAGCACGGGGGAGTGGACTGGGTGGGAATCCTGAGGGCCGTCTGGACGGACGTTCTGGCTCGGCGCCTGGTCCAGGGAGGCTCCACCATCACTCAGCAGCTGGTGAAGAACTACTTCCTGGAGCCCGAACGCAGTCTGAAAAGGAAGATGCTCGAAGTCTCGATGGCTTCGATCATCGAGTCGATGTACGAGAAGGACGAGATCCTCGAGATGTACCTGAACGAGATCTACCTGGGACAGCGGGGCGGCGTGGCCATCCACGGCATCGGGGAAGCGTCACGCTTTTTTTTCGGAAGAAACGTCGAGGATCTCACCCTGGCCGAATCCGCTACCCTGGCCGGGATGATAAGGAGCCCGAATAACTGCTCGCCCCTTACCCACCCCGATGCGGCCCTCGAGCGCAGAAACACTGTCTTGAAGCGGATGCTTGACCTGGAGAAAATCACGGCCCAGGAATACGAACAGGCGCGGGCGGAGCGCGTCAGGGTGCCGGGGACCTTTTTGCCGGTGAACACGGCCCCGTACTTCGTGGACTATGTTCGGCGGCAGCTGCAGGAACTCTACGAGCCGGGGGTGCTGGAATCGGAGGGGCTGAACATATACACCAGGCTACACCCCGAAATGGCGCTCGCTGCGCACAAGGCCGTTGTCGAGGGTCTTCAGGAGCTTGAAAAGGAGCGGGCCGAGGGGGCGCGAGGCGAAGGAGACGCTTCACCCCCGCTACAGGCTGCGCTCATCGCCATTCAGCCGAAAACCGGGGCGGTACTTGCGCTGGTCGGGGGCCGGGACTATGCCGAAAGCAGTTTCAATCGTGCGCTGGAAGCGCACCGCCAGCCCGGCTCCACCATCAAACCGTTCATCTACCTGGGCTCCCTGGACCGCTACACGGCCGCCAGCTGGATACCCGACGAACCGACGCCGTATGTTGTGGACGGCGATTCGTGGACTCCGCGCAACTTCGACGATCACTACCGCGGACGCGTGACATTCCGGTTGGGGCTTGAAGAATCGATCAACGCGGCGACGGTCAACCTGGCCTCCACGGTCGGGCTGGACGGGTTGATCAAGACGATCAGAAGCCTGGGAATCCAGTCTCCGCTTCAGCCGGTGCCATCCCTTGCGCTGGGCGCCTTCGAAGTCACTCCCATTGAACTGGCGGGTGGGTACGCCGCATTGGACAATGACGGACAGAGGCCCTTTCTGCTCAGCCTCAAAGAAGTCGTGGCGGAAAACGGCGAGGTCCAGGAACGGCGCGATATGGATTTCGTCACGGTGACCACGCCCGCCAAGGCGTTTCTCATTACGAACCTCTTGGAGGGGGCGATGGAGCGGGGCAGCGGGAAAAGCGTGCGCAGGATGGGAATCGATTTTCGCTGCGCCGGTAAGACCGGAACAACCAGCGACTACCGCGATTCGTGGTTCGTCGGGTACACGACCGACCTTCTTGCAGTGGTTTGGGTCGGATACGACGACAATCGCCCCACCGGGCTCACCGGGGCTCGGGGGGCCGGAAGAATCTGGGCGCGCTTCATGAACGAAGTGCGGCCGTGGATGAATCCCCAGGCTTTCCGTGTTCCTCCGGGGGTGGTACAGCGCGTCATCTGCGGGCAGTCTGGAAAGCTGGCGAATCCCAGGTGTCCCGATAAGCGGATGGAATATTTTCTGGCGGAAAACGAGCTGAAAGAATATTGTAATATTCATCGCAGGGAATGA
- a CDS encoding tetratricopeptide repeat protein: MRITARKVVSGAACLVVGLLLLASSGCGSRKQVQIPSEWRTPPSATTQAQRAPAAVPPSTAPPPAPGLILKPPPQFKEKDVEPGLETIQPPVPEKKQAVVHPPQHLASMHLVDQARAELSRGRPDAAIPVLEQAVQVDVHNGDAFLGLARAWKMKGARRKAVEFAKKAEVLFQDDSRKLKEAYLLEAELYRELGDTNKSNLYKQKASEL; the protein is encoded by the coding sequence ATGCGAATAACCGCGAGAAAAGTCGTGTCGGGTGCGGCCTGCCTGGTGGTCGGGCTCCTGTTGCTGGCGAGTTCCGGATGCGGGTCCAGGAAACAGGTCCAAATTCCGTCCGAATGGCGTACGCCTCCCTCCGCAACAACCCAGGCTCAACGCGCGCCCGCCGCCGTTCCGCCGTCCACGGCACCTCCACCCGCGCCGGGTTTGATCTTGAAACCGCCGCCGCAATTCAAGGAAAAGGACGTCGAACCCGGACTGGAGACGATCCAGCCGCCCGTGCCGGAGAAGAAGCAGGCGGTCGTCCATCCGCCCCAGCATCTGGCTTCCATGCACCTGGTGGACCAAGCCAGGGCCGAGCTCTCGAGGGGAAGGCCGGATGCGGCCATACCCGTCCTGGAACAGGCGGTCCAGGTGGATGTGCACAACGGAGACGCCTTCCTCGGGCTGGCTCGTGCCTGGAAGATGAAAGGAGCTCGCCGGAAGGCCGTCGAATTCGCCAAGAAAGCCGAAGTGCTCTTTCAGGACGACTCCAGGAAACTGAAGGAGGCGTATCTCCTCGAGGCCGAGTTGTACAGGGAACTGGGGGATACGAACAAGTCCAACCTCTATAAGCAGAAAGCGTCCGAGCTGTGA
- a CDS encoding AI-2E family transporter, translating to MSKRFLETLNGTPRFPGYRPFLLVVLFYSLYLTYLILHPFLDTLIMSIVISSLFYPLQTWLVKKYRGRQTLAALTIVFIITFVIAIPIFFFASTLIAQGVQTINQINDWLRAGNIQKLAQDPRVMELMDWVQTRLSFLDLKKLDVSSNIMALSKNFGQFVLSRAATILGNVASLVTHFFILVFISFYLVRDGAAMLDAARGFSPLRKDQEDRLLGGIRVVARSVLMGAFMTALCQGLIGGIGVALIGLPGLFWGTVMGFASFIPIVGTALVWVPMAAYLVLLGTWKSALFLAIWCIVLVGSIDNFVRPYLMRGQSNLSPFYIFLSIIGAVQYFGLTGILYGPLIVSFAMIMLYLYGAEYREDLAESKSGTHAVEEKAQETPGGELPASTGE from the coding sequence ATGAGCAAACGATTCCTGGAGACGCTGAACGGGACGCCCCGCTTCCCGGGGTATCGTCCTTTCCTTCTCGTTGTGCTGTTCTATTCCCTTTATCTCACTTACCTGATACTCCACCCGTTCCTGGACACGCTCATCATGTCCATCGTGATTTCCTCGTTGTTCTATCCGCTGCAAACCTGGCTGGTGAAAAAGTACCGCGGCCGGCAGACCCTTGCCGCCCTGACCATCGTGTTCATCATCACGTTCGTCATCGCCATACCGATATTTTTCTTCGCATCGACGCTCATCGCCCAGGGAGTGCAGACCATCAACCAGATCAACGATTGGCTTCGCGCCGGCAATATCCAGAAGCTGGCACAAGATCCACGGGTCATGGAGTTGATGGACTGGGTTCAGACTCGACTCTCGTTCCTGGACCTGAAGAAACTCGACGTATCCAGCAATATCATGGCACTGAGCAAGAACTTCGGTCAGTTCGTCCTGAGCCGTGCCGCGACCATACTGGGCAATGTCGCCAGCCTGGTCACCCACTTTTTCATCCTCGTGTTCATTTCCTTCTACCTGGTGCGCGACGGGGCCGCGATGCTCGATGCCGCGAGGGGGTTCTCCCCGTTGCGCAAGGACCAGGAGGACCGGTTGCTCGGCGGCATCCGGGTGGTGGCCCGTTCCGTGCTCATGGGCGCCTTCATGACCGCGCTGTGCCAGGGGCTGATCGGGGGTATCGGAGTTGCCCTGATCGGTTTGCCGGGACTTTTCTGGGGCACGGTGATGGGCTTCGCCTCTTTCATTCCCATCGTCGGAACCGCCTTGGTCTGGGTTCCCATGGCAGCTTACCTCGTGTTGCTCGGAACCTGGAAATCGGCCCTCTTCCTCGCCATCTGGTGCATCGTCCTGGTGGGCAGCATCGACAACTTCGTAAGGCCTTACCTGATGCGGGGGCAATCGAACCTGTCTCCGTTCTACATCTTTCTGTCGATCATCGGTGCCGTCCAGTACTTCGGGCTCACCGGCATTCTCTACGGTCCGCTGATCGTGTCCTTTGCGATGATCATGCTCTATCTCTACGGTGCGGAATACCGGGAGGATCTGGCGGAAAGCAAGAGCGGCACGCATGCGGTTGAGGAAAAGGCGCAGGAGACGCCGGGCGGGGAGCTTCCAGCCTCGACGGGAGAATAG